TACTGAATGGAAGGAACCTTCTAAAGTATCCTTCGATTTAAAAGGTCTTAATCAGCCATTTGAAGGGTCAGGTTTTTTTGAAGCTAAAACAAAACGAAGTATCACAACTGAGATTAAAGGGAGTTTAACCATTGAAGCAAAAGGAGCACTTGCTACGATTATTAATCGGACGTTACAGTCGAAAGTTGATGAAATCACAAAGCAATTGACAAGTGGGGTAGCAAGAGAAATAGATAATTTATAATTTTTATTAATTTAGTTTACATAATAATATTATCAACAAGTAAGAACAGGTTAACTTTGTCAGTAATAGTTTCTTTCTTTTCGCACATGTTATGGGTGAAGGAGGAGATGAAATTTTGTTAAGGAAACTTTTCTCAATCACCATAACAATGGGAGCGATCGTTGCTATTGTAGGATGTAATAATACAGACAATACGACAGGAAATCAAATGAATGAAACTGATAATATGTCGTCTGAAGTTCAAGAAATGAGTCACGGAAAAGTGACGTTTGATCAAAATTCATTTAGTACGTCCATACCTAGCGATAAGATCCCTAATAGTAAAATTATTGGTAAGGGGATTTATAAGTTTTATTACAACCAACAGGGTGGGGGGGAGAAAGCAGCACCAACACCAAAAGAAGCACCAAGTCAGCCTGAAGGAGAGACTGGTGATCAAGAAACTGAAACACCAAATACGGATACGAATGAAGAGACAGCTACATTATCAGATGAAGTTCAACAAGTCATTGATTTAACAAACGAAGAAAGAAGAAAAAATGGTCTATCTGATCTTAAAGCGGATCAAGAATTAAGTGCTGTGGCAAAAGCAAAGTCAGATGATATGCAAGCTAACAATTATTTCTCTCATACGAGTCCTAATCATGGAACACCATTCGAGATGATGAGAAGTTATGGCATTGATTTTAATACGGCAGGTGAAAACATCGCTCAAGGGCAACCAACGGCAGCTGACGTAGTGGAAGATTGGATGAATAGTGAAGGACATCGTAAAAACATTCTTAATGGAGACTATACCCATATTGGAGTGGGATATAACTCTAATGGTCACTACTGGACGCAAATGTTTGTAGGAAGATAATTAGGCTGGTTGCTAGAGGTAAATCAAAAGAAGGACCTACCATCGATTGTTGAGTCGTCGAATTACTCTTAGTTGGGTGTAGGTCCCTCTTGAATTAAATTATATGGACATTGACTAATAATTAATAGAAGTAATTGTTACCAATTAAAAATTTCCTCTAATATAGGATCAGTTTGGAGGAAATCGATAGCTTTTTTTTGATACTTTTCTTCATGTAAGTATGTATAGCGATTTGGTTTAATCGATGGAGCCATTTCAATGGCTGTTTTGTATTCTTTTTGATTTAGTTTTAATGTTTTTACGTATTCAAAAAAGCCAGTTCTTGAAAAAACTTTATTCATTCGTTCTGCCCTATGTTCTTGAACATTTGCAATTATGTATGTTGCGATACCTACTTGAATTCCATGCATTTGTGGAGCAACTGATATTTTATCTAGCGCATGCGAGATTAAATGTTCTGAACCACTAATAGGAGCACTATTCCCACTTATCACCGTTGAAACACCGCCCATCGTTAAAGAACTAACAAGCTCTTTTAATAATATAGGGTTTTTTATATCAGTCATGGGTGTACGAATAAAGCTGTTTACGGCTTTTTTACTAAGCATCGCTGAAAAAGCGTTGACTGTACTTACTCCGTGTATCTCTTCAAACTCCCAATCATATAAAGCAGTTATGTTCGACATTAAATCACCGATTCCTGCTAAAATAAACCTTTCAGGAGCAGTTTGAATAATTCCCAAATCAGCAATAATGCCATAAGGAACTTTCGCAGGAACTGTTGTTTTCTTCCCTCCTACTTTTAAAGAGCAGTTTCCACTAGCAAAACCATCATTAGAAGCCGAAGTGGGAACACTCATAAACGGGGTTCTTCTTGAAAACGCCATATATTTACCATAATCAATAATCGTTCCGCCACCCATAGATAGAATGACATCGTATGTATTTAATGAAAAAGTCAATTTAATTAAATCATCTATACTTAACTCATCATTTAACAAAAGAGTATTTAAAGAAATCGACTGAAAAGAGTGTTCAATTTTATTTTTATAATGGTCAAAGCAAAATTGGTCGAACAAAATTAAAGCGCTAGAGAAATGATGCTTCAATAAAATGTTTTCTAATTCATAAATAATATCCCGTTTAATTTCTAAAACTGCGGGAATAGGAATATTTGTCACAGTCATACGGATAACCACCCTTGTTTCTGCAAGTGGTCTTGGATATTTTCAAATGAACTGACAGGGACATAGTTAACTTCCTGTTCTTGTAAAATAGTTTGTAGCGCATCTTTCGCAAAAGTGACATCAGCTACTTTTGCGGGATGAGAATCCGGTTCACTATCACCCGCAAAAAACACTTGTTGATAGTCTTTTTTCAGCATTGAGATGACTTTAGATTTATCAATCCCGTATCGAGGAGAGTAAAATTCATGGTTTTTATCAATCTTCATATGAATATTTTTAGCATCATAGTACCCTTCATTTGAAAATACTTTCACATTTTCAAGATTGTATTTCTTTAATATATGGTGAATATAATAGTCCGTACCCGCACTTAAAATATAAAAGTCTCCACCATGTTTTTGCACCTCACGAACAAAAGCTGGAACCTTTTCATCTATAGGTATTTGCAAAATGTCCTCAATAATTTGTTCTTCTTCTTGACCAATCGAACGAAAAACAGTTGTTAAAAAGTCGATATCTTGCAATTTTCCATCCTTCCACTCGTGAAAAAGTTCTTTACCTTCAGGAAAATATTTTTCAATAACAACCCAATAAAAATCTTTTTTTGAAATTGTTCCATCAAAGTCCGAAACAAAAGCCCATTTTTTCATATAGAAATCCCTCCGAATTCTTCTTTTTTGCAACTTTCCTTGTCGGATGTTACCCCTTCAGTATTGTATCATTTCCTAAACCCTCTACACTATGACAATACAGAGGAAAAGTTCTACTAATTTTTTCACAAATCTTCTGAAAGTAAGTTATCATTAACATATTCTATTAATAATAAAAGAGGTGGAAAAGTGAAGGTTCTGATTATTTATGCACATCCAAATCACCAAAGTCTTAACTATACTTTTTTACAAAAAATTATCGAGGGGAGTAAGAATAATGAACATATTAAGGATATGAAAGTTTTAGATTTATATAAAGATGGCTTTGATCCAGTCCTTATTTTCAATGAAGAAAAACGAAGAAGAGACATGCATATAGATCCTGATTTGCAGAAATATAGAGAAATGATCTTATGGGCTGATAAGATGGTCTTTGTTTATCCGATTTGGTGGGGACGGCCTCCTGCTATTCTTTTAGGTTTTTTTGATCGTGTTTTTGCATCAAATTTTGCCTACAAGTTCAAAGGAGATAAAGGGCTAGCAGAAGGACTTTTAAAAGGAAAATCGGCTGTTTTTGTTTCAACGATGAAGGGACCTTCCTTTTATTTAGCCCTATTCATTAATAATGCTCATAAAGCCTTAATGAAAAAAGCGATCATGAGTTATGTCGGAGTAAAAAAGTTATTTTTTTCCAGTTTGGTAGTATGGAGAGCCCTAAAGGTAATCAGCAGAAAAAATTAAATAAAGTCTATGAGTACTTTAGAACATTAAAATCTTAGAGAAACTGTTTCAACTGTAAGTTTTATATGATTGAACATTCATTATCGGTTAATAACTGTTTATATTTCAATCTAAAATTACTGTCCGGATTTCCACTTTTGCCTCAAACATATTAGACACGCCTTTCATAAAATATATTAAATTCGATTTTATGCTCAATAGTGAATTCACGTTTGTATTTAATAAATACACGATGATTTTATTTTAAATCGAATTTGAGTTAAAAAATGAATAGAAAGGAGGCTTGTCATGTTAAAACCAGTTGTAAATGTGGAAAATACTTCTTTTCAAGCTTCGAAGGGAAAAATGTTTATTGGTACAACTGACACTTTAAAATTTGGACCTGACACTTCTGCATGGGCAAGACTTTATAATCCGATAGATTCTACTGTAAATTTATTTATAAACACGTATTTTATATCCAATTTATCTGAAGTAACTATTTTTAAAGAGACGTACCTTAATGCCCTTCCTCCAGGTGAGAGAATCGTCTCAAATAGCATATCGA
This portion of the Bacillus carboniphilus genome encodes:
- a CDS encoding CoxG family protein, translating into MARSFFVEKVHVNYKEMWNYIQDMNNWAPLVPGYQIHKIFNEKRSIWHFKMDLGFMKPLVKMEVNITEWKEPSKVSFDLKGLNQPFEGSGFFEAKTKRSITTEIKGSLTIEAKGALATIINRTLQSKVDEITKQLTSGVAREIDNL
- a CDS encoding CAP domain-containing protein, with amino-acid sequence MLRKLFSITITMGAIVAIVGCNNTDNTTGNQMNETDNMSSEVQEMSHGKVTFDQNSFSTSIPSDKIPNSKIIGKGIYKFYYNQQGGGEKAAPTPKEAPSQPEGETGDQETETPNTDTNEETATLSDEVQQVIDLTNEERRKNGLSDLKADQELSAVAKAKSDDMQANNYFSHTSPNHGTPFEMMRSYGIDFNTAGENIAQGQPTAADVVEDWMNSEGHRKNILNGDYTHIGVGYNSNGHYWTQMFVGR
- a CDS encoding iron-containing alcohol dehydrogenase family protein codes for the protein MTVTNIPIPAVLEIKRDIIYELENILLKHHFSSALILFDQFCFDHYKNKIEHSFQSISLNTLLLNDELSIDDLIKLTFSLNTYDVILSMGGGTIIDYGKYMAFSRRTPFMSVPTSASNDGFASGNCSLKVGGKKTTVPAKVPYGIIADLGIIQTAPERFILAGIGDLMSNITALYDWEFEEIHGVSTVNAFSAMLSKKAVNSFIRTPMTDIKNPILLKELVSSLTMGGVSTVISGNSAPISGSEHLISHALDKISVAPQMHGIQVGIATYIIANVQEHRAERMNKVFSRTGFFEYVKTLKLNQKEYKTAIEMAPSIKPNRYTYLHEEKYQKKAIDFLQTDPILEEIFNW
- a CDS encoding MtnX-like HAD-IB family phosphatase, with product MKKWAFVSDFDGTISKKDFYWVVIEKYFPEGKELFHEWKDGKLQDIDFLTTVFRSIGQEEEQIIEDILQIPIDEKVPAFVREVQKHGGDFYILSAGTDYYIHHILKKYNLENVKVFSNEGYYDAKNIHMKIDKNHEFYSPRYGIDKSKVISMLKKDYQQVFFAGDSEPDSHPAKVADVTFAKDALQTILQEQEVNYVPVSSFENIQDHLQKQGWLSV
- a CDS encoding DUF6143 family protein, which codes for MLKPVVNVENTSFQASKGKMFIGTTDTLKFGPDTSAWARLYNPIDSTVNLFINTYFISNLSEVTIFKETYLNALPPGERIVSNSISNTNLGSRRTPQGIIEFNPSVIGEPSGGVKVTTSPVTSLGRLAVGELMGQLIIVPGTSFLVFFKSESMAEATFDIIWFESKEIIC